A stretch of the Sphingobacterium thalpophilum genome encodes the following:
- a CDS encoding DUF6266 family protein, whose translation MKDMLVISDFAKRDKDPTRMKAVQGRFRLARKFLNPLYPLIIKGYAGRRRTVQAAFGRAMSHTLNNVVRGDFPDFWLDPSLARISNGMLFPLEVNMVSRHGDRIELGWKAACSNIREYSQWDDQVILCAYDIVSGQAAINEDVVLRQDGQLKIDLPSILHGRPVHLYLLLHDREEKLYSTSQYLGLLS comes from the coding sequence ATGAAAGATATGCTGGTGATTTCTGACTTTGCAAAACGGGATAAAGATCCGACGCGGATGAAGGCAGTGCAGGGACGGTTTAGGCTGGCCCGCAAATTTTTGAATCCCTTATATCCGCTGATTATCAAGGGCTATGCGGGTAGACGGCGCACGGTGCAGGCCGCCTTCGGACGTGCCATGTCACATACGCTGAACAACGTCGTCAGAGGCGACTTTCCGGATTTCTGGCTGGACCCTTCACTCGCCAGGATCAGCAACGGGATGTTGTTTCCCCTGGAAGTCAACATGGTGAGCCGCCATGGCGACCGGATCGAACTAGGCTGGAAAGCTGCCTGCTCGAATATCCGGGAGTACAGCCAGTGGGACGATCAGGTGATCCTCTGTGCTTACGATATCGTCTCGGGGCAGGCAGCCATAAATGAAGATGTGGTGCTGCGGCAGGACGGGCAGCTCAAGATCGACCTGCCGTCCATCCTGCACGGCAGGCCGGTGCACCTCTACCTGCTGCTGCACGACCGTGAGGAAAAACTATATTCCACAAGTCAGTACCTGGGTCTTTTATCCTAA
- a CDS encoding DUF6266 family protein, giving the protein MATITNGINGKASGKVGAVIASSWKSINYVKGLYKKRTKPMTEEQLIQQERFLTIAKFLMPITPILRLGFGLSKSDRMAPTNVAMQLNMALAVTGTYPGFTLDYSKIEISTGSYLSGGAMNASVSAGILSVDWDTTLNSLYQTKSDDQVIILIYEPQKDEFMTAPTPPTRGDGTIDIEIPAHLLGGKGHVWIFFTDRKGSKVSKSTYLGELDLA; this is encoded by the coding sequence ATGGCAACAATCACAAATGGTATCAACGGGAAAGCAAGTGGTAAGGTGGGAGCAGTCATCGCGTCCTCCTGGAAGTCGATCAACTATGTCAAAGGTCTGTACAAAAAGCGGACAAAGCCGATGACGGAAGAGCAACTGATCCAGCAGGAGCGCTTCCTGACCATCGCCAAATTCCTGATGCCTATCACGCCGATTCTAAGGCTCGGATTTGGCCTGTCCAAGTCCGATAGGATGGCGCCGACCAACGTCGCGATGCAGCTCAATATGGCGCTGGCTGTCACGGGTACCTATCCGGGCTTTACGCTGGATTACTCCAAAATCGAGATCAGTACGGGCTCTTACCTGAGCGGCGGTGCGATGAACGCTTCCGTCAGCGCCGGCATCCTGTCGGTCGACTGGGACACGACGCTCAACAGCCTCTACCAGACCAAGAGCGATGATCAGGTTATTATCCTGATCTATGAGCCGCAAAAGGATGAGTTTATGACAGCGCCGACACCACCGACACGGGGCGACGGTACGATCGACATCGAAATACCGGCACACCTGCTGGGAGGAAAAGGGCATGTCTGGATCTTCTTTACGGACCGAAAGGGCAGTAAGGTTTCCAAAAGCACTTACCTGGGTGAACTGGATCTGGCTTAG
- a CDS encoding MauE/DoxX family redox-associated membrane protein, which translates to MENTRRYITSNKYQTRWITIFSNLLLSICRNLPQVVIRFCLIHWREIQLTIYGGLIMGLWLFVSYNKISDFQGNMDAMLRQPIPRLFAQVLAFLVPMSEVIAALLIGIKRTRLIGFGFSSLLMIIFTLYVGLALLHVWSEELPCSCGLIIQISWKAHFILNLYLTLICLWCFLLEFWVKRKEIISGAPKRTIARIVDTIPMLNNRRN; encoded by the coding sequence ATGGAAAACACAAGAAGATATATCACGTCTAATAAATATCAAACCAGGTGGATCACGATCTTTTCGAACCTGTTGCTTTCAATTTGCAGAAATCTTCCCCAGGTCGTGATCCGATTTTGCCTGATTCATTGGCGCGAAATTCAGCTGACGATATACGGTGGCCTCATTATGGGTCTATGGCTATTTGTCTCCTACAATAAGATTTCCGATTTTCAAGGCAACATGGATGCAATGCTGCGTCAGCCGATTCCCAGACTATTTGCGCAAGTATTGGCCTTTCTTGTTCCCATGAGTGAAGTCATCGCAGCACTATTGATCGGGATTAAGCGAACGCGATTGATTGGTTTTGGGTTTTCGTCGCTGTTGATGATCATTTTTACCTTATACGTGGGTTTGGCTTTGCTGCATGTATGGAGTGAAGAGCTACCCTGTAGCTGTGGGCTTATTATTCAGATCAGCTGGAAGGCACACTTCATATTAAATCTATATCTGACATTGATCTGCTTGTGGTGTTTTTTACTAGAGTTTTGGGTAAAAAGAAAAGAAATTATATCAGGAGCTCCCAAGAGAACGATTGCTCGGATTGTCGATACGATCCCCATGCTTAACAATAGAAGAAATTGA
- a CDS encoding SusC/RagA family TonB-linked outer membrane protein, with protein MSSFGQRTAGLFIHLVSKDDQKPIVGASVSSVNENVVTQTDGEGKSHIDNITYPISLRFSHIGFNSKVVQFDHAGSYTVQLEVSAQELEEAVVQTGYQAIPKERATGSFSFLKNRELNRRPSEGLVDRLEGTVSGLNIDSRLSGRSAVLLRGYSTIKSDNTPLIILDGAPFEGDISALDPNVVESITFLKDAAASSIWGARAGNGVLVITSKSAKLNEGTKINLNVYNTWQSVPERYYNRFLLNSSDFIGFEQYLYDNGYYNAQKANPGYRKFTPVIELLLKRDRGLLSPQEVSNQIAILEKQNVRKDIDRYYFGTGFKQQYNIQVSNGTAESSNLFSLTWNKAITSQKRNRDNKTLLQFNSKFKPAEWLDFNPIVSWNIGSNDNRLLNYADYIYPYAQLVDNNGNYLPIIHDYNGIFLESQQESGRLDWSYNPVDEMDKRLFNNEHNEFIAGLNANVRVGYGLTAQLFYNYQNIHDVQTFTYDGDSYYTRNMINSFAYENNGQLVFPIREGAILDKDRSKTRSHLGRAQLGYSTTLGRSNINLLLGAEVKQTTLVGNKSTVYGFDPETLTYQDVDFSTRFTRFPVGSKSSIPSGINFTDRIDRFVSYYFNGSYLYKQRYLLSFSARKDASNLFGVNTNQRAVPLWSSGLAWTASEESFWPKDFAINYLKFRTTFGYSGNVNKSLTRYSTARYGTSLLTGLPTAQIQTPPNENLRWEKVNTVNIGLDLALKSQNLTLSFDYYQKKGRDLIGESALDPTTGFFVGQRFSFTGNTAALNTEGIDIRIDGRKHFGIIDWMPSLLFNWNQNQVVKYSGTTPSALLASSFAVPVEGKPLNPLFSVPWAGLDPADGSPRFWYKGEISKDYASIRSKMTFDDLQYHGPALPLYTGSMVNKLRFKAFDLSFSILYAFGGYLRRPTVSYSALAVNWVGHEDYTKRWTKPGDELSTDVPAIPKVADLDKWSFINNYSSALIEKADYLFLKDIRLGIDLRALGNRWLNSSFKNAEFFVLVNNIGQLWVANSAKIDPMTNESYLGRPRLWSIGINVGL; from the coding sequence ATGAGCTCTTTTGGTCAGAGAACTGCTGGGCTGTTTATACATTTGGTTAGTAAGGATGACCAAAAGCCCATTGTCGGCGCTTCTGTAAGTTCGGTTAATGAAAATGTTGTGACTCAAACCGATGGAGAGGGAAAAAGTCATATCGACAACATTACCTACCCAATTTCTCTACGCTTTAGCCACATAGGTTTTAATTCAAAGGTTGTGCAGTTTGACCATGCTGGTAGCTATACGGTTCAACTGGAAGTGAGCGCGCAGGAGCTCGAAGAGGCTGTGGTGCAGACAGGTTATCAAGCCATACCTAAGGAGCGGGCTACGGGTTCTTTTTCTTTTTTGAAAAACAGGGAACTCAATCGGAGACCTTCGGAGGGACTGGTGGATCGTCTAGAGGGTACAGTTAGTGGATTAAATATAGACTCTCGTCTTTCAGGACGGAGTGCAGTGCTCCTGAGAGGGTACTCGACGATCAAGTCGGACAACACACCGTTGATCATCTTGGATGGTGCGCCCTTTGAGGGTGATATTTCCGCATTGGATCCAAATGTCGTTGAATCAATTACCTTTCTGAAGGATGCTGCGGCTTCTTCAATATGGGGAGCGCGTGCAGGTAACGGTGTATTGGTAATTACCTCCAAATCAGCCAAGCTAAATGAAGGAACTAAAATAAACCTGAATGTGTATAACACATGGCAATCAGTGCCCGAGCGTTACTACAATCGGTTTCTACTCAATAGTAGTGATTTTATTGGATTTGAGCAATATCTATATGACAATGGATATTATAATGCACAAAAGGCAAATCCAGGTTATCGTAAGTTTACACCTGTCATTGAATTATTGCTCAAACGAGATAGAGGGCTTTTAAGTCCTCAAGAGGTGTCGAACCAGATTGCTATTCTGGAGAAGCAGAATGTGCGAAAGGATATTGACCGTTATTATTTCGGAACTGGGTTTAAGCAACAATATAATATACAGGTCAGCAATGGTACGGCAGAGTCTTCTAATCTATTTTCTCTGACATGGAATAAAGCAATTACTTCTCAGAAGAGAAATAGGGATAATAAAACCCTGCTGCAGTTCAATTCCAAATTTAAGCCTGCTGAATGGCTCGACTTCAATCCGATTGTGTCCTGGAATATCGGCAGCAACGACAACAGATTGCTGAACTATGCTGATTATATCTATCCTTATGCACAGCTTGTCGATAACAATGGCAATTACCTGCCTATTATCCACGATTATAACGGAATATTTTTGGAATCACAGCAGGAATCTGGTCGGCTGGACTGGAGCTATAACCCTGTGGACGAAATGGATAAGAGGCTTTTTAATAATGAACACAATGAGTTCATAGCTGGGCTCAATGCTAATGTTCGTGTAGGATATGGCCTTACTGCGCAACTTTTTTACAATTATCAAAATATACATGATGTGCAGACATTTACCTATGATGGCGATAGCTATTATACGCGCAACATGATCAATAGTTTTGCATATGAGAATAATGGTCAGCTGGTATTCCCAATCAGAGAAGGAGCTATCTTGGACAAAGACCGAAGCAAAACACGATCCCATTTAGGGAGGGCACAACTGGGCTATTCGACGACTTTGGGACGGTCAAATATCAATCTATTGCTTGGAGCCGAAGTCAAGCAGACGACTTTGGTAGGTAATAAATCGACTGTGTACGGATTTGACCCTGAGACATTGACCTACCAAGATGTGGACTTTAGTACGCGCTTTACACGGTTTCCGGTGGGTTCAAAATCCAGTATCCCCTCTGGAATAAACTTCACGGATCGTATAGATCGCTTTGTATCTTATTATTTTAATGGTAGCTATTTATACAAGCAGCGTTATTTACTGTCCTTTAGTGCCCGAAAGGACGCCTCCAATCTCTTTGGTGTTAATACCAACCAGCGCGCTGTTCCACTTTGGTCTTCAGGATTGGCGTGGACTGCGTCCGAGGAGAGTTTTTGGCCTAAAGATTTTGCAATAAACTACCTTAAGTTCCGCACGACGTTTGGATATAGTGGCAATGTCAATAAATCACTCACTAGGTATAGCACTGCACGTTATGGGACCTCTTTATTAACCGGATTACCCACGGCTCAGATTCAGACTCCGCCAAATGAAAACCTGCGCTGGGAGAAAGTGAACACAGTCAATATTGGTTTAGATCTCGCGCTTAAAAGCCAGAATCTCACCTTATCATTTGACTATTATCAAAAGAAAGGCCGTGACCTAATCGGAGAATCAGCTCTCGATCCAACAACAGGCTTCTTTGTAGGACAACGTTTTTCATTTACTGGAAACACCGCTGCATTGAATACAGAGGGGATCGATATCCGAATAGACGGGCGGAAACACTTTGGTATTATAGACTGGATGCCAAGCTTGCTTTTCAATTGGAACCAGAATCAAGTGGTCAAGTATAGTGGTACTACACCTAGCGCATTATTAGCTTCATCTTTTGCTGTACCCGTAGAAGGAAAGCCCTTAAACCCGCTCTTTTCTGTTCCTTGGGCGGGGCTCGATCCGGCAGATGGTAGTCCCAGATTTTGGTATAAAGGTGAGATCAGTAAAGATTATGCGTCTATCCGCTCCAAAATGACATTCGATGACTTGCAATATCATGGTCCGGCACTTCCGTTGTATACTGGGTCGATGGTAAACAAATTGAGATTTAAAGCGTTTGATCTTTCGTTTTCAATTCTCTATGCATTTGGTGGGTATCTCCGTAGACCAACAGTCAGTTATTCAGCGTTAGCAGTAAATTGGGTAGGGCATGAAGATTATACCAAACGATGGACAAAGCCCGGTGATGAATTGTCGACTGATGTGCCAGCCATCCCTAAGGTGGCTGATCTGGACAAATGGAGCTTCATAAACAATTATTCAAGCGCGCTGATCGAAAAAGCAGATTATCTTTTTTTGAAGGATATAAGACTGGGTATTGACCTTCGTGCATTGGGGAATCGCTGGCTCAACAGCTCGTTCAAGAATGCCGAGTTCTTTGTCCTTGTCAACAATATCGGACAACTTTGGGTAGCGAACAGCGCCAAGATTGATCCGATGACAAACGAAAGTTATTTGGGAAGGCCCAGACTGTGGTCTATTGGTATTAACGTTGGACTTTAA
- a CDS encoding SDR family NAD(P)-dependent oxidoreductase, with protein MAKTVLITGASKGFGRVWTEAFLEKGYHVAATARNVATLADLKAKYGDRVLTLQLDVDRRQESMEVVQQVKQHFGSIDILINNAGYALIGAVEETTEQEARAQMETNFFGTLWLTQAVLPVMREQKSGHIIQVSSILGLAALPSMGLYSASKFAVEGFTEALAAEVKDFGIRLTLVEPNGYASNIWHTGIATAPDPVYDGLRKTLASHKTEFGQVEATASALLHLAETENPPLRLFLGKVALPFVKQAYAEKLELWEAWNELSVAAHG; from the coding sequence ATGGCAAAGACAGTATTGATTACCGGAGCGTCAAAAGGATTTGGACGGGTCTGGACAGAAGCATTTTTAGAAAAAGGCTACCATGTTGCCGCTACGGCGCGCAACGTGGCTACCTTAGCAGACCTCAAAGCGAAATATGGAGATCGGGTATTGACCTTGCAGCTGGATGTTGACAGGCGTCAGGAGTCAATGGAGGTGGTGCAACAGGTAAAGCAGCATTTTGGTTCCATCGATATATTGATCAACAATGCAGGCTATGCGCTGATCGGGGCAGTCGAGGAGACGACCGAGCAGGAGGCCCGGGCCCAGATGGAAACTAATTTCTTCGGAACGCTATGGCTTACCCAGGCAGTGCTGCCGGTCATGCGGGAGCAGAAAAGCGGTCACATCATCCAGGTGTCGTCGATCCTTGGTCTGGCGGCTCTGCCATCAATGGGGCTGTATAGTGCATCCAAATTTGCCGTTGAAGGATTTACGGAAGCTCTTGCCGCCGAAGTAAAGGACTTTGGTATTCGGCTGACCTTGGTCGAGCCCAATGGCTATGCAAGCAACATCTGGCATACAGGCATCGCCACAGCGCCAGACCCGGTGTATGACGGCCTGAGAAAGACACTGGCATCCCATAAAACGGAATTTGGTCAGGTCGAAGCTACAGCGTCTGCCTTACTTCACCTTGCTGAAACAGAAAATCCGCCCTTGCGACTCTTCCTGGGCAAGGTGGCTCTTCCGTTTGTTAAACAGGCCTATGCTGAGAAACTGGAACTCTGGGAGGCCTGGAACGAGCTGTCCGTGGCTGCTCATGGATAA
- a CDS encoding RagB/SusD family nutrient uptake outer membrane protein, protein MMKRIILLSLLVITLAGCAKDFLSVKSDKKLVIPSTLKDFRALLDRAETMNEALPYLAHVSADDYYYTKEVYDGLTNVIEYNAYVWNKDIYEGSLDIMWSNSYQQIFYANNVLDGLEDLNSTQDEADHLKGTALFFRAFAYFNLSQLYCDTYTVGTDNSALGLPLRLKSDISQKVGRSTVAQTYEQMENDLKKAIELLPTTVLIKTRPSRFAAQALLARLYLIMGRYQDCLSLCQAIMPNCRLIDFNNVNTSVAYPMTQFNDEVIFHSIMAYVSYKDSKALVDTTIMKEYDHDDLRLKAFFSYREGDAVFIGNYSGSLSLFNGLAVDEVYLMAMESLARINKLEEAKKIYQTFLASRLTDNRVVQVQENISQLDFLDLVLLERRKSLLYRGLRFSDIRRLNRNEKAGINMTRILGDKKIQIQPNSPNYIMPIPDNVIFLSGIPQNIRE, encoded by the coding sequence ATGATGAAAAGGATTATATTATTATCACTATTGGTCATCACGCTGGCCGGATGTGCCAAAGATTTTCTCTCGGTCAAGTCAGATAAAAAACTGGTCATACCGAGTACATTGAAGGATTTTAGAGCGCTGTTGGACAGGGCAGAAACAATGAACGAAGCTCTTCCTTACCTTGCTCATGTGTCAGCGGATGATTATTACTATACCAAGGAAGTCTATGATGGCTTAACCAATGTTATCGAGTATAATGCGTATGTCTGGAATAAGGATATCTATGAAGGTTCGCTGGATATTATGTGGAGCAATTCTTACCAGCAAATCTTTTATGCCAATAATGTCCTGGATGGTTTGGAAGACCTAAATAGTACACAAGATGAAGCTGATCACCTAAAGGGGACTGCATTATTTTTTAGAGCTTTTGCTTATTTCAATCTTTCTCAGCTTTATTGCGACACTTATACAGTGGGGACTGACAATTCTGCCTTAGGCTTGCCCTTGCGGCTCAAGAGTGATATCAGCCAGAAGGTTGGCCGTAGTACGGTCGCACAAACCTATGAACAGATGGAAAACGACCTGAAGAAAGCGATTGAGTTATTACCGACAACAGTATTAATCAAGACAAGACCGAGCAGATTTGCTGCACAAGCGTTATTGGCAAGACTATATCTAATTATGGGCCGTTATCAAGATTGCCTTTCCCTATGTCAGGCCATTATGCCCAACTGTAGGTTAATAGATTTTAATAATGTAAATACCTCTGTTGCTTATCCTATGACGCAATTCAACGATGAGGTGATTTTTCACAGTATTATGGCATATGTTTCGTACAAGGATTCAAAAGCACTGGTCGACACAACGATTATGAAGGAATATGACCATGATGATTTACGATTAAAAGCGTTTTTTTCATATCGGGAAGGAGACGCGGTATTTATTGGTAATTACTCAGGTTCCTTATCCTTATTTAATGGGCTGGCTGTCGATGAAGTATATCTAATGGCTATGGAATCCCTGGCGAGAATAAACAAACTTGAAGAAGCGAAAAAGATTTACCAGACTTTTTTGGCGTCACGCCTCACTGATAATAGAGTGGTGCAAGTGCAGGAAAATATATCACAACTTGATTTTCTGGATCTAGTCTTGTTAGAGAGAAGAAAGAGCTTATTGTATCGCGGACTTCGCTTTTCAGATATAAGACGGCTGAACAGAAATGAAAAAGCGGGAATTAACATGACAAGAATACTTGGTGATAAAAAGATACAGATCCAGCCTAATTCACCTAATTATATCATGCCTATTCCGGATAATGTTATTTTCCTATCAGGGATACCGCAAAATATTCGGGAATAG
- a CDS encoding helix-turn-helix domain-containing protein, which produces MKKNTNFKLDGLFERFTECLPPLEPQIHLASVQPTAYGSERGHVLQQSFDGLVGFINCFDFNLQTSTVIPVEISGNDLHMLYFLDGTRPITLCDKGSGSTYRLNPHRGCFLYLPKGDYALHVPPGRSCIFNFYFRGSIFRDGNERPFSHLHELISDFRQGSDRSRSSIDFKVGDRTRLLIKTIMTNIKKGDLDSEDNILWGVKKLIKLSKEKVFDEYEKISASQLKAKAAHELIRHTVSVYGQDFKLDDIAAQLGISIDYLHEVIQQYYGESPQEMKQILVLDLAKKYVIDGLQTDQIAYELGYSSPSSFCRFFKREAGMTVTEFFRRHSQ; this is translated from the coding sequence ATGAAAAAAAATACCAATTTTAAACTGGACGGGCTTTTTGAAAGATTTACCGAATGCCTGCCGCCACTTGAGCCCCAAATCCACTTAGCCTCGGTGCAGCCCACCGCCTATGGCAGTGAAAGAGGGCATGTCCTACAGCAGAGCTTTGACGGACTGGTCGGTTTTATCAATTGCTTTGATTTCAACCTGCAGACCAGCACTGTCATCCCGGTCGAAATAAGCGGGAATGACCTGCATATGCTTTACTTTCTCGATGGGACCCGGCCTATCACTCTTTGTGACAAGGGATCAGGCAGCACCTATCGCCTCAATCCACACCGTGGCTGCTTTCTTTATCTGCCCAAAGGGGACTATGCGCTGCATGTCCCTCCGGGCCGGAGCTGCATCTTCAATTTTTACTTTCGCGGTTCCATCTTCCGCGATGGCAATGAGCGGCCTTTTTCCCATCTACACGAGCTCATCTCCGATTTCAGACAGGGCTCGGACCGCAGCCGCAGCAGTATAGACTTCAAAGTCGGAGACCGCACCCGCCTGTTAATCAAGACCATTATGACCAATATCAAAAAGGGCGACCTGGACAGCGAAGACAATATCCTCTGGGGCGTCAAAAAGCTGATCAAGCTTTCCAAAGAGAAGGTCTTTGACGAGTACGAGAAAATCTCTGCGTCCCAGCTCAAAGCCAAGGCGGCCCATGAGCTCATCCGGCATACCGTATCGGTATATGGCCAAGATTTTAAACTGGACGATATAGCTGCACAACTCGGCATCAGTATAGATTACCTGCATGAGGTCATCCAACAGTACTATGGCGAGAGTCCACAGGAGATGAAGCAGATACTGGTATTGGACCTGGCCAAAAAATATGTTATCGATGGCCTGCAGACCGACCAGATCGCCTATGAACTGGGATATTCATCACCAAGCAGCTTTTGTCGCTTTTTCAAAAGGGAAGCTGGAATGACAGTTACGGAATTCTTTAGACGCCATAGCCAATGA
- a CDS encoding TlpA family protein disulfide reductase, whose protein sequence is MRTISNLASALLDKVVHRSQFSLTSGLLMLVFSFHMFSLSAQTPRKDSGADGSSEIKRLFIGDRVPDELWNLMLPVANHPEGKQYVQLKDFKERKLILIDCWATTCKSCLEGLPWIQQLQHEYPDVAFLLSTLEKDRANWYLKDNSYMLFSFIDTKHTLFTYFPYAWIPYYIWISEGKVVATTQATEVTKENIDKILNEGIAPARVRQDRVSFNIQDNFLEDRLIFRTPELQRSFTITGYLKDVLAQTRYRIGREGEPSFFATINAGPIDIFKSAIGIARPDLRKNNWFLLETKWRDKLLKVSSELYYADSTAHIYGVQFYSAARDKISLSKDLLHELNNYFGQKYGLEGQIEERVRKAYVVRDNRTSTSHMLSGKLVKKLPLYQLIDQLDYRSESDDNGIPWINRTDDFTRAVKVPDQWPDNLDGINAFLLPQGYKAALETIPMEVFVLRDIEEGGSNE, encoded by the coding sequence ATGAGGACTATATCAAATCTTGCGTCTGCCTTATTGGATAAGGTAGTGCACCGATCCCAGTTTTCGCTGACGAGTGGACTGCTCATGCTGGTTTTTAGTTTTCATATGTTTAGTTTATCGGCTCAGACGCCCCGCAAGGACAGCGGGGCGGATGGGTCATCCGAGATTAAACGTCTATTTATCGGCGATAGAGTTCCTGATGAACTATGGAACTTGATGCTACCTGTTGCAAACCACCCCGAGGGGAAGCAATATGTTCAACTAAAAGATTTTAAAGAGAGAAAGCTGATTTTGATAGACTGCTGGGCTACTACCTGTAAAAGTTGTCTGGAAGGGCTGCCTTGGATCCAACAATTACAGCATGAGTATCCCGACGTAGCGTTTTTACTGTCCACTTTAGAAAAGGACAGGGCGAACTGGTATCTTAAAGACAATAGTTATATGCTTTTTTCTTTTATTGATACGAAACACACGCTATTCACGTATTTTCCTTATGCCTGGATTCCATACTATATCTGGATCAGTGAAGGTAAAGTGGTTGCAACAACTCAAGCGACTGAGGTAACAAAAGAAAATATCGATAAAATACTGAATGAAGGAATTGCTCCCGCTAGGGTTAGACAAGACCGGGTATCGTTTAATATACAAGATAATTTCTTGGAAGACCGCTTGATCTTTAGAACTCCCGAACTACAACGTTCATTTACAATAACAGGGTATCTAAAAGACGTTCTTGCTCAAACACGCTATCGGATAGGTAGAGAGGGCGAACCTAGCTTTTTCGCAACGATCAATGCGGGACCAATAGATATCTTTAAATCCGCTATAGGTATTGCCCGTCCCGATCTCCGCAAAAACAACTGGTTTCTCTTGGAAACTAAATGGCGAGATAAGCTCCTCAAGGTTTCGTCGGAATTATATTATGCGGACAGCACTGCTCATATCTATGGGGTGCAGTTTTACTCGGCTGCGAGAGACAAAATATCGCTATCAAAAGACTTACTCCACGAACTGAATAATTATTTTGGTCAGAAATATGGTCTAGAGGGACAAATTGAAGAACGTGTCCGCAAAGCGTATGTCGTCCGCGATAACCGAACATCTACATCCCATATGTTGTCTGGTAAATTGGTTAAGAAACTTCCATTGTATCAGTTGATTGATCAGCTTGACTACCGAAGTGAATCGGATGACAATGGCATCCCCTGGATCAACAGAACCGACGATTTTACTAGAGCTGTTAAGGTTCCTGATCAGTGGCCTGATAACCTTGATGGCATAAATGCATTTTTGTTACCGCAAGGGTACAAAGCAGCACTAGAAACTATTCCAATGGAAGTATTTGTGCTACGCGATATAGAGGAGGGAGGTAGCAATGAATAG
- a CDS encoding DUF5675 family protein, which produces MKSVIKVLRTKQGKQSMLSEIYVNSQLVCYGLENIQRPVKIWGKTAIPPGKYPLGFNRDGGMNSRYYSDYPSMHRGMLEIRNVPDFSYIYFHKGNSYWDTAGCVLVGTQYVLEAGDYRLLASGVAYKQLYAAAVQLMLQGLVEVHIQGMGE; this is translated from the coding sequence ATGAAATCAGTTATAAAAGTATTGCGCACCAAGCAAGGCAAACAGAGCATGCTGTCGGAAATTTACGTCAACAGCCAGTTGGTCTGCTATGGCTTGGAGAATATCCAGCGACCGGTAAAAATCTGGGGGAAGACGGCGATTCCGCCGGGTAAATATCCTTTGGGATTTAACCGCGATGGGGGTATGAACAGCCGCTATTACAGCGACTATCCGTCCATGCATCGGGGTATGCTCGAGATACGGAATGTCCCGGACTTTAGTTATATCTACTTCCACAAAGGAAACAGCTACTGGGACACGGCCGGCTGTGTACTGGTGGGGACGCAGTATGTGCTGGAGGCCGGCGACTACCGGCTGTTGGCTTCGGGTGTGGCTTACAAACAATTGTATGCTGCTGCGGTCCAGCTCATGTTGCAGGGCCTTGTAGAAGTACATATCCAGGGAATGGGGGAATAA
- a CDS encoding TetR/AcrR family transcriptional regulator has product MGKGEETRQFIIEKAAPIFNTKGIAATAMSDIMEATKLSKGSMYVHFENKDVLAAAAVDYNMDTLEGKLLAALRGCNSPKDKLLAYIDFFSDPNTPPVAGGCPILNFGTEADDTNPSVRDKVQLIIKRGQKLLRGLVAEAIAAGELKAETNPEELATVIFATLEGAHLMSRVAGRNDSMNIAVRSLKKWIAMHNA; this is encoded by the coding sequence ATGGGAAAAGGAGAAGAAACCCGGCAGTTTATCATCGAAAAGGCAGCGCCTATTTTCAATACCAAAGGTATAGCGGCGACAGCGATGAGTGATATCATGGAAGCCACCAAGCTGTCCAAAGGTAGCATGTATGTGCATTTCGAAAATAAAGATGTGCTGGCTGCTGCTGCGGTGGATTACAATATGGATACGCTGGAAGGAAAGCTTCTGGCAGCACTGCGGGGCTGCAACAGTCCTAAAGACAAATTGCTGGCCTACATCGATTTTTTCAGCGACCCCAACACACCGCCGGTAGCCGGTGGTTGCCCGATCCTGAACTTTGGCACCGAAGCTGACGATACCAACCCCTCGGTACGGGACAAGGTCCAGCTGATCATCAAGAGGGGACAAAAATTGCTGCGGGGACTGGTGGCTGAGGCGATCGCCGCCGGAGAACTGAAGGCGGAAACAAATCCCGAAGAGCTGGCTACCGTGATTTTTGCGACACTGGAAGGTGCTCATCTGATGTCGCGGGTGGCAGGCCGCAATGACAGTATGAATATCGCTGTCCGATCGCTGAAGAAATGGATAGCGATGCATAACGCATAA